A genomic region of Desulfosarcina ovata subsp. ovata contains the following coding sequences:
- a CDS encoding type IV toxin-antitoxin system AbiEi family antitoxin domain-containing protein has product MKHDEFFRKHPVFTGKELADHLSSLGEVRGRTQESFLAYHRKAGRVVLVRRGLYAVIPPGADPGSYPIDPFLVAAKLTPDAVLSHHTSLEFHGKAYSVHTHFVYSASRPLGSLNFRAYVFRGARFRQALLRSGKENFGVSAAERSGQELRVTTLERTLVDVLDRPDLSGSWEEIWRSMESVEFFDLDKVVEYTLLLGNATTGAKVGFFLDQHRETLMVEDRHLNMLRDMRPRQPHYLNRSKRESGRFVSEWNLVVPNEVLERAWGEVP; this is encoded by the coding sequence ATGAAACACGATGAGTTTTTCCGAAAGCATCCGGTTTTTACCGGAAAAGAGTTGGCTGATCATTTATCGTCTCTGGGTGAGGTCCGCGGACGAACGCAGGAGTCATTTTTGGCCTATCACCGGAAGGCCGGTCGGGTTGTCCTGGTGCGACGAGGGTTGTATGCCGTCATCCCCCCGGGGGCTGATCCCGGTTCATATCCTATCGACCCTTTTCTCGTAGCCGCGAAGTTAACACCGGATGCAGTGCTGTCGCACCACACCTCGCTTGAATTTCACGGTAAGGCTTACTCGGTTCATACACACTTTGTCTACTCGGCATCCCGTCCGCTTGGATCTTTGAATTTTCGAGCGTACGTTTTCCGGGGAGCGAGGTTTCGTCAAGCGCTTCTACGTTCTGGGAAAGAAAATTTCGGTGTTTCGGCCGCAGAGCGATCCGGTCAGGAATTGAGGGTTACGACCCTGGAACGGACCTTGGTCGATGTGCTTGATCGTCCAGACCTCTCGGGAAGTTGGGAGGAAATATGGCGGTCGATGGAGTCCGTAGAATTTTTCGACCTCGATAAGGTTGTGGAATACACGCTCCTGCTCGGAAATGCGACCACCGGGGCGAAAGTGGGGTTTTTTCTCGATCAGCACCGCGAAACTTTGATGGTTGAGGACCGACATCTTAATATGCTTCGCGACATGCGCCCAAGGCAGCCTCATTACCTGAACCGTTCAAAGCGAGAATCAGGTCGATTCGTGTCGGAATGGAACTTGGTGGTTCCGAATGAAGTCCTCGAACGGGCATGGGGGGAGGTGCCATGA
- a CDS encoding helix-turn-helix domain-containing protein — translation MKNIHVDVDFKEVLQRIEKEMEGYSRTEWANKVGVRINVVSNIHGANARQNPSLNYILAVSVATRKPMDYFLWGPVSYISSELPDPMVKEDEKIYSDIDPSKDMKVSVAQDPEMGKRVRYWREDMGFSVAKVAKRSGLPVDLIKSIEAGNHTSTDVIVKLADTLRCSIDFLLGCGSASVVQDLNKKTGND, via the coding sequence ATGAAAAATATTCATGTCGACGTCGATTTTAAAGAAGTCCTTCAGCGTATCGAAAAAGAGATGGAAGGTTATTCCAGGACGGAGTGGGCGAATAAAGTGGGTGTGAGGATCAACGTGGTATCCAATATTCACGGTGCCAACGCCAGGCAAAATCCCTCGCTAAATTACATATTAGCTGTATCCGTGGCGACCCGGAAACCCATGGACTATTTTCTATGGGGACCAGTCTCCTACATTTCATCTGAACTGCCTGATCCAATGGTAAAAGAGGATGAAAAAATATATTCGGATATCGATCCCAGCAAAGATATGAAGGTTTCGGTGGCCCAAGACCCGGAAATGGGCAAACGGGTGCGCTATTGGCGTGAAGATATGGGATTCAGTGTAGCGAAGGTTGCAAAACGTTCCGGCTTACCTGTCGATCTGATCAAAAGCATTGAGGCCGGCAATCACACAAGTACGGATGTGATCGTCAAACTGGCCGATACCCTGCGGTGTTCCATTGATTTTTTATTGGGGTGTGGTAGTGCCTCTGTTGTTCAAGATCTAAATAAGAAGACAGGAAATGATTGA
- a CDS encoding helix-turn-helix domain-containing protein has translation MDYFLWGRVSYIPSELPDPMVKEDEKTYSAPGTSKDMIDSATQDPEMGKRVRYWREDMGFSVAEVSKRSGLPVDLIKSIEAGSHTSTDVIVKLADTLRCSIDYLLGCGGASVAHHPQLDRE, from the coding sequence ATGGACTATTTTCTATGGGGACGAGTTTCCTACATTCCATCTGAACTTCCTGACCCGATGGTAAAAGAGGATGAAAAAACATACTCGGCCCCTGGCACCAGCAAAGATATGATAGATTCGGCGACCCAAGACCCTGAGATGGGTAAACGGGTGCGCTATTGGCGTGAAGATATGGGTTTCAGTGTAGCAGAAGTTTCAAAACGTTCCGGCTTACCTGTCGATCTGATCAAAAGCATTGAGGCTGGCAGTCACACAAGTACGGATGTGATCGTCAAACTGGCCGATACCCTGCGGTGTTCAATCGATTATTTATTGGGGTGCGGTGGTGCCTCTGTTGCTCACCATCCACAATTAGACAGGGAGTAG
- a CDS encoding helix-turn-helix domain-containing protein: MDVVDELEEEFGRSLTAKELAQLLRIDPRTVNRYASRWGGVEVSPNRYRFFEKSIKQVFSHANNHHETGQAALHQPDHGKRREKVQTVPGYQQGVKTSRHAVGTRDQKASRTGVDRHQMFVDHRLDQ; encoded by the coding sequence ATGGATGTCGTCGATGAACTTGAGGAAGAATTCGGAAGATCGTTGACCGCAAAGGAACTCGCCCAACTGTTGCGGATCGATCCCCGTACCGTCAACCGGTATGCAAGCAGATGGGGCGGTGTCGAAGTGTCACCAAACCGGTATCGGTTTTTTGAAAAATCGATCAAGCAAGTGTTCAGCCATGCCAACAATCATCATGAAACGGGGCAAGCGGCGCTACATCAGCCAGATCATGGTAAACGGCGTGAAAAAGTCCAAACTGTTCCCGGATACCAGCAAGGCGTCAAAACAAGCCGCCATGCAGTGGGAACTCGAGACCAGAAAGCGTCTCGAACGGGAGTCGATCGCCACCAGATGTTTGTCGATCATCGTTTGGATCAATGA
- a CDS encoding nucleotidyl transferase AbiEii/AbiGii toxin family protein, giving the protein MKISPEKLAAEAEATGFRPDMLEKVAQLLGLLDALRSHPFLKGKLVLKGGTALNLFVFDVPRLSVDIDLNYVGTADRDGMLADRPNVEQAVQAVFTREGFTVRRMPEEHAGGKWSLRYKNAFGQGGNLEVDLNFMFRVPLWPVTIRNSHSVGTWRATEIPVLNLNELAAGKLAALFSRRQARDLFDSHRILRMDEIDSNRLRIGFVVYGAMNRKDWRTVSADGVKFDATELARQLIPTIRVNSPELHVESAEYGTRMVKECQDNLSAVLPFSGAELEFLDLLLERGEIDATLLTSDKVLQKRIHNQPLLKWKAINVRRHKGLSLR; this is encoded by the coding sequence ATGAAGATTTCCCCCGAGAAACTTGCAGCCGAAGCGGAAGCGACAGGCTTCAGACCGGATATGCTCGAAAAAGTTGCTCAGCTGTTGGGGCTGCTGGATGCATTACGGAGTCATCCATTCCTCAAAGGGAAGCTGGTTCTCAAGGGCGGCACAGCCTTGAACCTCTTTGTCTTCGATGTACCCCGGCTCTCTGTCGACATCGATTTGAATTATGTGGGAACCGCAGATCGAGATGGTATGCTCGCTGACCGCCCCAACGTCGAACAAGCCGTTCAGGCGGTTTTTACTCGGGAGGGGTTCACTGTCAGGCGGATGCCTGAAGAACACGCCGGAGGCAAGTGGTCGTTGCGGTATAAAAACGCTTTTGGCCAGGGCGGAAACCTAGAAGTGGATCTTAATTTCATGTTCCGTGTCCCATTGTGGCCAGTGACGATCAGGAATTCTCATTCTGTCGGGACATGGCGAGCAACGGAAATTCCGGTGCTGAATCTAAATGAATTGGCGGCCGGGAAATTGGCTGCGCTATTCTCGCGCCGACAGGCTAGGGACTTGTTCGACAGCCATCGGATTCTCAGAATGGACGAAATCGATTCCAATCGCCTTCGTATTGGGTTTGTAGTCTATGGTGCAATGAATAGAAAGGATTGGAGGACGGTCTCCGCCGATGGTGTGAAGTTCGATGCCACGGAGTTGGCTAGGCAGTTGATTCCCACGATCCGCGTCAATTCACCAGAGCTCCATGTGGAATCAGCCGAATACGGGACACGAATGGTAAAAGAATGTCAAGATAATCTGTCTGCGGTGCTGCCCTTTTCAGGCGCTGAGCTGGAATTCCTGGACCTGCTGCTCGAACGAGGGGAGATTGACGCGACGCTTTTAACATCTGATAAAGTCCTGCAAAAACGTATCCACAACCAGCCACTTCTTAAATGGAAGGCAATCAATGTGCGGCGGCACAAAGGGTTATCCTTACGATAG